Proteins encoded together in one Lathyrus oleraceus cultivar Zhongwan6 chromosome 5, CAAS_Psat_ZW6_1.0, whole genome shotgun sequence window:
- the LOC127082618 gene encoding uncharacterized protein LOC127082618, producing MKIPVKKKDRGSVTIPCTIGDRSFKKALIDLGASVNLMPLSIYQRLGIGKVQDTRMTLQFADHSVKRPYGVVEDVLMKIGKFVFPVDFVILEIPEDEEISFILGRPFLEIGRCLIDIEEGTMTLKVYDEELKINVRNTMRYKDDVATSQHIEVIDQVVLQENPLGEPQLPLERVPSLSISEDTQEVDEKEREVLAMMETQPPFKGSRSLRWENLREPRFEKKKDETKKVVELKQLCENLKYVFLDAERRCPIIISSNL from the coding sequence atgaagattccggtgaagaagaaagatcgagGCTCAGTAACTATCCCTTGCACTATTGGGGATAGATCTTTCAAAAAGGCCCTTATAGACTTGGGGGCAAGTGTGAATCTCATGCCGTTATCCATTTACCAAAGGTTGGGGATTGGAAAAgtgcaagataccagaatgacacttcaatttgctgaccatTCTGTGAAGAGACCCTATGGAGTAGTGGAAGATGTTCTTATGAAGATTGGTAAGTTTGTATTTCCGGTGGACTTTGTCATCTTAGAAATtccggaagatgaagagatatCGTTCATTCTTGGTAGACCTTTTTTGGAGATAGGAAGATGTTTAATAGATATAGAAGAGGGCACCATGACTCTAAAAGTTTACGATGAAGAGTTGAAAATTAATGTGCGAAACACCATGAGATACAAAGATGATGTGGCCACCAGTCAACACATAGAGGTGATTGATCAAGTGGTTCTGCAAGAAAATCCTTTAGGTGAACCACAATTGCCCTTAGAGAGAGTTCCAAGTCTATCAATTTCTGAAGACACTCAAGAAGTTGATGAAAAGGAGAGGGAAGTGTTAGCTATGATGGAAACACAACCACCCTTTAAAGGATCCCGATCACTCCGGTGGGAAAACTTGAGGGAACCTCGGTTTGAGAAAAAGAAAGATGAGACCAAGAAAGTAGTTGAGCTTAAACAACTGTGTGAAAATCTCAAGTATGTTTTTCTAGATGCTGAAAGGAGATGCCCAATTATTATAAGCTCTAATTTATAA